One Nicotiana tomentosiformis chromosome 1, ASM39032v3, whole genome shotgun sequence genomic window, CGTGAAGTCCCTTTCAATGTCGATTTAGTTTCTGTTGCCAGATGCCAAGAGAGAGTTTTTGCAGCAGGTGTACCTAATACAGAACATATGATAAGAACGACGAAATAAAATGCTGAAGAGATGACAGGACAGTATCACAATAAGTCAGCCACCTGAAGGATAAAGGCGAGGTCTTGCTTGCGAATGTTGCCTCGAATCCATCTTAACTTGAGGGCTGAAGTGCACCTTCTTGCCAGCGGAATCTAATTGTGTATCAATCAGAAGAGAGAGATCAGAGATGTGTGCAAGTCAGACAAAAAGGTCTAAAACAGCAAGAGCTTTAAAAGAAATGCAACAAGGACTAAAAAGTAGCTGTACTTGGCAAAATATAATGCTTGTGATGCCTTGGGATGATAGCCAATAGCTGTTGCTGCCTGAGGCCTTCTTTCTTAGTGTATGTTTTGCATGTCAGAAGTCGCTTAAATCAAAAGACTAAGTTCAGTTATATCTGTCTTAATTCTCAATTAGACAATATGCATTAGGGAAAGTTCCAGAAGTTACCTGATCAAGACAAGTGACCTTTAGCTCCATGCTTGTGACATCCAGTGTTTGTTGCTCAAGCAAGTCAGTTAATTTATAAGCAACAGTTCCTAGGTGGTCGACAGCATTGACAAGAGCTCTTACAGCATAATCCTTCAGGTTATCAAGAACCCTGAAAACACATAGTATTAGAGTAAGAGCACAAAGGAGCAATGGAAGAGTGTAGCATGACCAAGAATAAATGCACCAGCATTTTGAAGCTTGATTAAACATAGGGAAGATTCTTGCTGAGAAGGCTAAAAGAGCCCGTACAGCCAGAGATCAATGAGCTTCTACCTACTTTTGATTAGAATGCTGCAAAACCTAGGAGAAACATGAAAGATTGAGTGGAAAATATTAAGCTAATTGCAATACACTTGCATTTGTTTCTGCTCGTTTTGAAGATAAGACTTTTCACAATATTCTGCAGCAGAATAGAGTTGCGGCCTCAAGTTCTTGAGTTCCTGAGACAGGCAACACATTAAGTTAGACCAGAGTTCTTGCAAAAGTTGACAAATGGTTAAGATGGAAACTAGTTGTAAGCAGATACGAAACATAACTTGGGAACTTTTACTAGAATCTGAAATATCTTTCCTGTCATCTTAACCAAACAAAAGTGCTTATAGTACATTTTATACGTTTATATATCAATATCAATCAATCGCTTATCAAAACAACATTAATATCAATCAATCAAACACTCCTCAATCCTAAAAAGAAGGCTGGGTTTGGCTATATAATCTTCTGAAATCGTTCTGCTCTACTCACGGACAAAGTCAGGTTAAACCTCTGAAATTTGGCCCGAAACGTACTTTTTATATGTTCTATATTTGGAGAAAAATGAAGCAGTTTTATTATATACAGTAATCACTAACTGCAGCTTTAAAGTGACAACCATTTTGCATGTAGTATTCATAAGCTGGCCAACAAATATAGACACACTCTTATTCAAACATTTCAAATCCCTCTTAGCTCCCGAGCCTATTCTGATTCCTTCCCTTCGTTGCTTCGAGGAGGTTATATAATAGTAATAAAGGAGATAGATTATAAACAAAATGATGCAATATGCCAACAACACTCCACCTCCACATATCAATCAACAATTACATCTCAATCACAAACTAGCCAGGTCGGTTATATGTTAGAAGTCCTACATCGGTTGTGTGGAAGATGATTGATTTCTTTATGTGGTCTAGGTAATTCTTACCTCATGAGCCAACTTTTATGATTAAGTTAGGCCCGATGACCATTTCTTAACACGGAATCAGAGCCCAGTTCTTTGTTTACCCTATTTAGGGCTCCCATGTTATATTGTTCATGATCCGGATGTCCAGTCTTGAGTCTTGGGTGTCCAGAGTGTTCGAAATCCCACATCAGTTGTGGGATGGACAAttggtctccttatatggtcttaAAAAATCTTCACCTTATGACTAGCTTTTAAGCTTTTGGGGTTGAGGTAGGCCTAATGTCCATTTCTTAACATTATATGAATATGAATCTGTTGTATCTATTCTGCCACATTCATACCCATTTTATTGAACACGTCCCAATGAATTCAATAAATGACCATTGCTGTATCTTTTTTGCCTGACTTGACTTGGAAACTGGGTATGCTTTGCGAAATGGATGGAATTAAAAGTCACTAAACAAGATACAAAAAGGAGTAGCTAAACGGTCAAGAACACCCTGAATCAGTAAGATTTAAGGTAGTTTGAACATGTTAAGAGTATCCTTCACTACCTAAGCTATCATCATAATAATTTGGTTTTTCATTTGAGCTTCTCACACAGCAGACGAAGATTTACATTGCAAAGTTAACAGTCAACATTATTATTAATATTCCAGATAAAACGAAGCTAATATTGTAGATAGACATTGAACAAGAACCAGATCTGATCTCGAATTTGGCAAATGAAAAAGAAGTAGTGGAACCTGTAAGGCCTTAACGAAACTCTTGCTTCGCTCCATTGATACTTCATCAAACGTCATCGCCGGAGAATTTTGAAGCTTCAATTGTTCTACTTCCATAACTTTCCTCTTTCAAAAACCGCACAAATTCTCCAAAAAAATTAACTTCCTTCTAGATCAATCGATCAACAAATCATAGCGATATGCATTTTATATTCAAAAAGTGCTAATTAGAAAATGGAGAAATTGTGAATAATTGTTCAAGATGGATTAGGAGTTAAGGAAAGGGTTTCGGTAGGCCACCACGGTGGTGGACGGTAGTGGAGGTGGTAGCGGTGGAGGTGGTAGGAGAATTTATAAGGAGTGCGTGTGTGTGAGTGAAGCAATCCCGGGAAATGCGTCGTTGTTATTATAATTTTGGGAAACTGGAATATTATGGAGTTAATTGCAAGTGAAAATGACGTCGTATTTATTGTAGGCAGATAAAAGGTGGTTCAACTGCACTGTGCAGTTCCTCCCACCTTGACCCCTGGGCCCTTGGACCGATAAAGTGGACCCCAAActcaaaaaaataaagaaaaatcatCTACCTTCCATACTTGCACCAAATCATAGCGATATACAATTTATATTCAGATAGAGGGATATAAGTTCCCCTTTAATTATACTCCCTCTATCTCATTTTGAACGGCGCTTTAATTTTTTCCGTGcctattaataaaaaaataaaaaacgtataaaatataattattaaattattcctattagatatttttgataaataagCAATATTAAAAGAGCTACTACTTCTTTAATATTAATGTTATACTtgaaagtaattaataaatttaattttaaatttctataGTGATAATTATTTTAGGATAATTTCCTGAGCTAAAATAATTGTTAATTTATGATGGAGGGAGTAATTACTAAGATAACTATTTAGTTTAATATAAATATTGGGTACGGCCCATGACGATGGACGTACTGACTCGCCACCTCCAAGGAGAGGTGtcgtggtgcatgttatttgcagacGACATTgttttgattgacgagacgcgagacggTGTTAACGCGAGGTTAAAGGTGTGGagacagaccctggagtctaaaggtttcaagctgagcagaaccaagacagaatacttggagtgtaagtttagtGGTGCTACTCAGGGAGTGGAAGGGGATGTGAGGCTggattcacaagtcatccctaggagaAGGAGTTTTAAGTACTTTGGATCTATTATACAGGgggtggggagattgatgaaaatgtcacacatcgtattggggcggcaTGGATGAAATGAAGACTTGCTTCCgatgttttgtgtgacaagaaggtactACCAAAAATTAAAGGTATGTTTTATAGAGCGATGGTCATACCGGCTATgtttgtatggggctgagtgttggccagtcaagagctCTCACACCAGATTAGATAGGATtcagaatgaagttattcgggacaaggtgggtgtggcccctattgaggacaagatgcgggaagcacgACTTAGATGGTTTGGACATGTGAGGAGGAGAAGCACAGGCGCTCCGGTAATGAGGTGTGAGAGGTTAACATTGGAGGGTCTtagaagaggtagaggtaggccgaagaagagttggggtgaggtgattaggCATGACATGGCACAACTAcaactgaccgaggacatgacccgtgATAGGAAGGGGTGGAGGTCTAAGATTAGGATAGTAGGTTAGGTAGTCTAGATTATTCATACCGGTAGTGTTAGTACGTACTCTCGCATTTGGTTGGTAGTCggcttatttgattttttttttcttcttttctctgcTTCTACATGGTTTTTTGGTGTTGTCccgtattattttttattattattgtggtACCTATGCTTGATTGAGCCgaaggtctattggaaacagcctctctacctccacaaaggtaggggtaaggtctgcgtacactaccctctccagatccCACTATgtggattatactgggtatgttgttgttgttataaatATTGAGTACGGATGAGCTAATATCGCCATAATATTACTATGTTCATTGAATTTCGAACATCATTTGATAGTGCAGCAAGAGGAAAAATAGTTTGCAAAAAGTTAACCTAAATAACACGAGCACAAATTGAAGCAATGCGTATATTAATTAACTATAATTAAGTGATAAAAGTTTGTACAAAAGACacatttcatatatttattaattcaacaTATATGTCACTATGTGTATCTTTTTTCTATTAGTTTTCCGTTTTCgaggaaaaaaaaaaggtacTATTACTATCTTGAGCGTTAATCAATTGATTCTTCAATAATCATTTTTTATACTTTTAAGTATTTCTAATATCAAAATTTGATTTTAATATGTAATTATTATTTGTATGGATTGTGTTAGTCTTTGACTCTTTGTCTTCAAATTATATTGTTTTTAATTTAAGATGAATTAATGGAATATGTCGCTTTCGGTTTAGACCACCTCCACATGGCTCACATGCCCCTAAGAACGGAGAGTGGAGGGTACTTACTGAATTATCATTAACACCCCTATGGTTTCTGGGAGCATTAAAAGCACCCCGACATTCAACtaacattcatcacattttctaCAACTCATTTCAATTAACTCTCAATGTGTTGAACGAGTGTGACTCAAAACCACGTGCAATGTAATTTGACTGACTCAACCATGTTGTacattttcttttttaattactGACCATACTCAATGTAGATTTTTTCAATATTTACAGTATAcagtcaaaatagatttcggccttcgtacgattgatcgaggtcgaaacataatggatcgaaaaaagatttcgtaatatcgagatgagttccgaagatggtatgaacgaacttcagatttcaggtataggtcaaacaccgagttcgaagtcattatcgagctcagatctgaatcgaactatgatgagatgatttcgagcttaagtaGGCAGAGGCCAACCGATGCCGAGCCTGAATCATCGCATGATCTCGAGTCCACtcgagctctagaagcaataccgaccagcacagagaccgatcgagctcgagctcacagacaagagccgttgcaaataCACTAAAGGAAAGAATATCGACGGAAATTAAgaaaaagctgatttattatgggttctccactatgtatttttaattatatctaaagtaagatccttCACTAtgaagaggatggctacatttctgtagaaggcagttgtaacgacccgaccgatcgttttgagaattagagccacGATCCCCTAATATTTGCttttcccatatttgtttctgcttttgggacttGCCAGAGTGactggttatggaattcagagagttttgggacacttagtccctagttgtgagtttaagccttggagtttggaccgtagtcggaattgtacgaagacggatccggaatggaatttcgtcgactccgttagctccgttgagtgattttagggttaggagcgcatccagaatgtgttttggaggtctgtagtagatttaggcttgaattggcggaagttagttttttggcgatttcggccgatagtgaaaattttgatatcgagctcggaatggaattccgaacgtggatgtaggtttgtagtgtcatttgtgacttgtgtgtaaaatttgaggtcattcggactagatttgatgtggttcggcgtcgtttgtagaatttggaaaattttaaattcttaggcttgaatccgtgcttaattcatgattttggtattgtttaacgtagtttgaaggctcgactaagttcgtatggtattttaggattggttggtatgtttagttgaggtcccgggggcctcgggtgtgtttcggatgcttagtGGAATGAACTTGGACTTAGAGGGATTTTTggagttgctggttctggtgttttcgcacctgcggtggggagtccgcaggtacGGCCTCGCAGATGCACTTTTAGGCCAGGgagtcagtggtcgcagatgcgatgagTGAGCCGCAGtagcggagccgcatctgcggaagggcagtcgcagatgcggaggtaaaaaggacccaaggttccgcagaagAGGACGAATGAGTGCAGAagcgcattcgcaggtgcggactcatgtgcgcaggtgcggacccagcccaagtaagtggacttTGCACCTACGATGGATTGCCCGCAGGTGCGTGACCACAGGTGCGGTCCTATGTCCGCAGGtacggaaatcgctgggcagaaaagaggatttcgagggtttgaaatttcataacataaAATTCAATTTAGAACTCGGTGGGAaacgatttctcgagggatttttgaaggagaactattgggtaactaattctaactctattttgatcataatacattaatttATTGTTGTCTTCCTCGTTTAATTAAGAAAGTTGATGGTAGAAGTTTGAAAATGGGGggaaaggttccccaattgaaaatctgagatttgaatgggaatttgacgtcggatttagatgatttttattcgaatgaactcgtgagtgaatgggtgttcataatttataatttttacccgattctgagacgtgggcccgaggagactttttgggcatttttcttaatttcatgctttagcttcgaattaattagctaaattagttacttatagttatatttacattatgcaattaatttgaatagattcgggccatttggagtcgtatactcgtggcaagaacgtgatatcgagttgatttgagcagttcgaggtaagtggcttgcctaatcttgtgttggggacttttcccttaagatgttcgatattaattgatgtgtgggtgccgtgtacgtgaggtgacgagtacgtacatgggctattattgcaaaaaacccatttttcctttctaaatcataaactatttttccttattaaattgcactaatacgtttaattgttaaacttagactcGAGAATCATGCTtatgtgttttaactgcctatttaacattctgtgcgccatgcttagttaagtccctactttccttatctgtgttaagtataaactgtataactcgatgtcatacctgtcattttatcttgcattgcatatttaaattgggactacggacgcattccgggagatccccctgtactgcatatttactttgggactacagacgtattccgggagatcccccatgtactgcatatttactttaggactacggacgtattccgggagatcccctagtactgcatatttactttgggactacagacgtattctgggagatccctcattactgcatatttactttgggactacagacgtatttcgggagattcccATGTATTGCATAtccatttggaactacgggacagtatcccgggagattttccactgtgtttaccttgttctgagccgagggatcccttaactgttaaattttcaaaaattttctttaactgtgttaccgtaaattttacttatatcttttactgtttaatttattatatttactctggtagggccttgacctgactttgtcactactcgaccgaggttaggcttggcacttattgggtaccattgtggtgtactcatatccTTTCCTGcatatgttttcgtgtgcagatccgggtgcgagctatcagcctcggggttagtgcgtgttgttgattctaggagactttaaggtacttctgcttgcgtccgcagatcttcggagtccccttctactccctcgcctagagactttctttattatcttcagacttttgtatagagctacatagattatagcagcttgtgacttagtgatattccgggtcttgagaaattattttgtatatgttgtttatctttaaaaatgctttgttttttttattttgttttttataaataaaatcccaaaataggtccaaagcttacaagatgtccaaaccaaaatagaagttgaagttgcatgaagctactagctattaaaaagatacaaaagctaaaatctaatgaactagcaattacaacatgataagttgaatgcttccttctcctattagtgtatgtgaatctACTTGTCATTGAAaaataccaagcagcacctatcaagctctcaccaggcgccagggtATATTGGAAAATCCaatatatgttttgtatatatatatatatatatatatatatatatatatatatatatatatatatatatatatatatatatatatatatatatatatatgttttgtaatattaggcttacatagtcgtaaagactaggtgccatcatgacaccttacggagggctaatttgggtcgtgacaacagtttttcgcttacattgtaattcaagcactaTATTCTCATATATTCAAGGACTATTCTGTTAAGTTTCGttaattgattcattgtgcttagtcctaaaaatcatcttctttccaaccttgtttattttgcattctttgcaatccatatttgatatttatatttatccttacgatttgtattaagctatactacatatccttagaactacgtataaattcaactatatccgtttttcgggtaaacagtttggcacccaccgtggggctaaggataacagtggttatttgatacgaatctgcaaaaaaacaccattttgcgcttgtttccgaaagtgtcttggatttcggattagcaacgacttactaccaatcaaatggcctcacctatcgacaacgaagttggtcttcaagatgagaacaacaacttgacacccagtaccgaaagaccacttgtcaacgtcgttggagctcgaatcgaagtgtcgatagatatcaattcgcatgtggccattgaggcgaacctacattctgaacctgaaaacaacattcatggtggcactcggtctgcagctcgagatacccataacgtcgagaaAAACggcatcagcttgcgtatgatttttgaaatgttgcaagctcaacaggcagtaatagctcagttgcagagccaaacccagctaccaagcagggcggagcccagtccacctcgagaaataTCCCACATaatggagccagccatagtgaggtcaaatgaacaagaatcggggactactcccaaaattgctaaaatactcgaggagctcacaaagcgagtcgaagccaacgataaaaaaatagaaacatataactccagggtcgatcagaccccgggagctccaccaatgataaaagggctagattctaaaaaattcgtgcaaaagccttttccctcgagtgaagccccaaaaccaatccccaaaaaattttgtatgcccgaaattcccaattataatggaacgaccgaccccaatgaacacgtcacctcttacacgtatgccatcaagggcaatgatttagaagacgatgcAATCGAATCTGTATTGTTAAAAAAATTTAGAGAGACCCTCTCTAAGgaagcaatgatttggtatcacaacctaccaccgaatTCTATCGACtcgtttgccatgttagcagattcttttgtaaaagcacatgtcggcgccata contains:
- the LOC104093461 gene encoding protein ABIL1; its protein translation is MEVEQLKLQNSPAMTFDEVSMERSKSFVKALQELKNLRPQLYSAAEYCEKSYLQNEQKQMVLDNLKDYAVRALVNAVDHLGTVAYKLTDLLEQQTLDVTSMELKVTCLDQRLLTCKTYTKKEGLRQQQLLAIIPRHHKHYILPNSAGKKVHFSPQVKMDSRQHSQARPRLYPSGTPAAKTLSWHLATETKSTLKGTSRTFMSPEEAKGSEKASAAFNLLDEENTRKKSYAARPQSPNVGPASNLAMQTLGVTRQGTLEGSKPLTPYRSFDNPRREIIRAHNRSRSMLSAFFVKHKTSKLKTSAVS